The genomic segment TATACATAAAAAATATCACATTATCTATCTATTACTATGATAATGTGATATTTAAATACGTTATTAAATTTTAAACAATAAATAAATCTTTTTAATCAAAAATAATTCTATTTTCTTTCCTTGGCTGTGGTTTACCATTTTTAGATATGTAACCAAGAGGAATTATACTATGACATTTATAAGTACTATCTAATCCCCATTTTTCCTTACTTTTCTTACCTAATTCAGTTTCAAATGTTTTTTCTCCTCTTGAAATACAAACAGAACCAATATTTATTTCTGCTGCTTCAAGCATAATATTTTGACTTGCAACACAACAGTCATGAATTGCATAAGGATAATTATCTGGTGCAAATAAATAAATTACTACAGGAGCTTTATAAAAAGCACTTTTAATACTATCATCATCAGCAATACTTCCACTTGATTTATCGTTTCTCCTTGCAGCTCCGAAAAGTTCTCTATTTATCTTTCCCAATTCATCATTTAATCTCTTATCTTGAACTACAACAAATTTTACCGCTTGTAGATTTCCTGCACACGGCGCCCATAAACCAGCCTCTAAAATTTTCTCTAACTCCTCTTTTTTTATCTGTTCTTCTTTAAAAAATCTTATAGATCTTCTTTCTTTTATAACTTCTAAAACTGTCTTCATATAATATCAGCTCCTTCATAAAACTATTATATAACGACTTTTTTTATATGAACAGTACGCACAAAAAAGTCTCTATAATCGCTCTTTATACAAATGTCCCCATTGCTTCACTGTTTCGCTTTGGTCCATCTATTAAATCTCTTATAATTAATAGTTTCCACTTACTGCCCAATATCTGTACAGTTGTGGCAACATCACAAACAGGCATATCTTCTTTCTTTATCATAACCTTAGCCTCCGTAATATCTATTAAATAAACTTTCTTTTGTTTAATAAATATTATAACAGATTTTTAAATATCACATCATTCAGTTTTCAAAGAACATATTTTATTTACTTCACAAATCTACATTATACATATTTATTTAATAATTCCACATGATAAATTTAATTACTTACTTGTATAACACTCGAATTATGAAAGGTGGATACCCAAATGAAAAAATCTATTATTGTATTTTCTATTTTTCTATTTATATCATTTAGCATGAATTCAATAACTTCTGTCGCTCAAACTAATACTTTTTCTGAGGGGATTTATAGTATTGAGGATTTAAAATTACTTCCAAATGTTCCGTATAAAGTTCGAAATGTTTCTGGTGGTAGGACTTTTATCACCATACTTAATGAAGATCTGATAATGGAACAATCTATACGCTTTGAGCCAAACTCATTGCAATATATCTTAAATCCTATGCAATATGGTTATAAAATCATAATAGCTGGTAGTGGTCAATTATCTTTTACATCTTAAATTTCAAAATTCCCAAACTACTTAGCATATTAGTTTGAATTGAATTGTTTGAATACTTATTTAAAAATTATATTAATATTTTGAATTATATGAAGTTAACCTTCATATAATAAAAGGAAACCTCTTGGTTGTTATTTTTATCTTTTAGTTACTCTTTATTTATAAGTCTTTACACTTTTGTCCATTAATTTTTGAGTTCCTTATTTTTAGGGAGCTTTTATTATTTTTATCATGAATAATTTCATAAAATACTCATAAACTAAGAATGTCTCCATAATCAGATTAGTACTCCATTTTCAATCCATTTAATATGGGAATATGATATTTTAATTACGTATTATTTAAGATATATTAACGTGTAATCTAATACCCCTCAAATATTAATTATCACATACATATACGCCCCTTTATTGGGGCATTTTTTGTACCCATTTTTTAGTATTGTGCAGTACTTAAATAAAAAAATACCGCAAATTCATTTTTATTGAATAATGCGGTATTTTTTCTATTCTTTATTTTTATTACTCCATAAATAATGTAATCAAGACATGACTATCTAGATATATTTATTTATTTTCTAACCATTCTTGAAAACTAAATGCTAATTCCTGCATTTCATTAATAAATCTACTAGCATGATAACCGTCACAGATAGCATGATGTACTTGTATTGATATAGGAATAAATATTTTATTTTCTTGTTTGAAATACTTTCCTGCAGTAAAAATAGGAATTAAATATGTTCCTTCATTATACACATTCAAGTTAAATCCTGTAAAACTTACCCAAGGAATGCTTGATACAGAAAACGTATTGTCAGGCTGATTTGATTTCGGAGTAAACTTCATGATATTTCCATAGTTTTTTATATCGTCAAGATAATCACTATAAAAACGTAAAAAACTTTCATTATATTCCGTCCAAATACTTGAAAATGTTTCGTTTTCTTTATGAAAAATGGTATAGCTCGGATTCATGCTGTCCCAATATCCTAAACTACCATTATGATCAAAACAAATACGGAATTCTTTATGATTATTAACCACATTTGCAATCATATAAATAAGTGTAGGATAAAATTTAATATTTTTAAGTTTAATTTCATACAATAGATCAGTTATTTCTATATTGGCAGTCATACTATAAGTACATTTCACATTGTTTAAATAATGTTCAAAGTATGGCTTTCTACTCCAATGATTAATATCTATTAAATTAAAATTCATAATTCGGGCCTCCTAAAAATTTTCGTAATTCTATTTTAGAAGGCTTTTTTCCGTGACCTAGCCATTTCAATCTCCTTTTTACAATGATATTTACGCTTTAGTTTATTATAGCACATTCTGTAATACCGAACTATTCAATTTTCAGAGAGCATTTTTTATTGATTCATAACTTAAGAATACTACGAATTACTCTAATATTTTACTTTTTCTTATCTCTTGTTATTTTAACATCAGAATTACTACTAATATTAATTTTTATTTTTCCATCCGCATTTGCTCCAACATTTTTTAAACTATACTTTCCTTTTGTTAATAAATTATGTTATTGTTGAACAATATGAGAAAAGTGCGTAACATTTTTTATTAAAAATAATTAGGTATTTCTATCTGTGGAGCATTAGTATTTATATCCCAAGTATTAGGCTGGCAATAAGCCATTAAAAGACTTGATGTACGTTTTTGAAAATTATTGGGTAATGCTTCAAATTTAAGTTTATTATAAAAATCTGCACCAATATCTGAATATAAAAACCAAATATCTATAGGAATATCTCTATTTATATATGACATAGTCCTTTCTATTAAGTTTGACCCATAGCCTTTCCTTCTTAAATGTATTGGTGTAGAAATAGAACCAATTCCTCTTATTTCTAATCCAGTACCACAATTAAGATGATTTAAGTTATGTATAAGTAACGAACTTGATAAAACCTTATCATCATTTTCTAATACATACCAATTTCCATTTGCATACTTAATAGACGACTTACAAGTTAAAAGATAATCTGGTTTAGAAAGACCATCGCCCCAAGCATCATAACCCATCATGTATATTATTTCAAAGTC from the Clostridium beijerinckii genome contains:
- a CDS encoding winged helix-turn-helix transcriptional regulator, with translation MIKKEDMPVCDVATTVQILGSKWKLLIIRDLIDGPKRNSEAMGTFV
- the catA gene encoding type A chloramphenicol O-acetyltransferase, which codes for MNFNLIDINHWSRKPYFEHYLNNVKCTYSMTANIEITDLLYEIKLKNIKFYPTLIYMIANVVNNHKEFRICFDHNGSLGYWDSMNPSYTIFHKENETFSSIWTEYNESFLRFYSDYLDDIKNYGNIMKFTPKSNQPDNTFSVSSIPWVSFTGFNLNVYNEGTYLIPIFTAGKYFKQENKIFIPISIQVHHAICDGYHASRFINEMQELAFSFQEWLENK
- a CDS encoding GNAT family N-acetyltransferase, which translates into the protein MNLREAEEKDFEIIYMMGYDAWGDGLSKPDYLLTCKSSIKYANGNWYVLENDDKVLSSSLLIHNLNHLNCGTGLEIRGIGSISTPIHLRRKGYGSNLIERTMSYINRDIPIDIWFLYSDIGADFYNKLKFEALPNNFQKRTSSLLMAYCQPNTWDINTNAPQIEIPNYF
- a CDS encoding nitroreductase family protein produces the protein MKTVLEVIKERRSIRFFKEEQIKKEELEKILEAGLWAPCAGNLQAVKFVVVQDKRLNDELGKINRELFGAARRNDKSSGSIADDDSIKSAFYKAPVVIYLFAPDNYPYAIHDCCVASQNIMLEAAEINIGSVCISRGEKTFETELGKKSKEKWGLDSTYKCHSIIPLGYISKNGKPQPRKENRIIFD